The nucleotide window TCCTCGCAAGAGTCCCCGCTGGTACCGCTTTTGCTTTGTGTCCCGGCATGGGACCGCACCGACTCCTAGCACCGCTGGATCCGTTCTTCACAGAGCCGGCCGTCGCGACTGCGATAGACTCGCTGGGCGCATCGCTCCGCGCACGCGATATCAACACCTATGCCCATTCTTCCCGTTTGATTCCCTATGCCAGCAAGATCGGGGAAGTCCTGAGCCTCTCCCCGGACCGGCTCCACATCCTGCAATGCGGCGCCTTGTTGCACGATATCGGCAAGCTCGTGGTGCACGAACAGATTCTCAGCAAGCCGGCGCCTCTCTCTGATCCCGAGTGGTCGGTCATGCGACAACACCCGGCCTCCGGCTACCGAATCGCGGCCGCCGCGTCCGTGCCGGACGCCATCGCCCGCATCTCCCTCACACACCATGAATGGTACGACGGGTCCGGGTATCCGCTGGGGCTGAAAGGAAAGAGGATTTCGCTGGAGGCCAGAATCTGCGCGCTCGTGGACGTACTGGACGCCCTCACCTCAACCCGCTCCTACAGACAGCCGATCAGCTTCACAGAGGCCGCGCTCGCCATACAAGCCGAGCGTGGAACTCACTTCGACCCGCTGGTCGTGGATGCCTTCCTCTCCGTACCGGTCGAGGTCTGGGTTGGGCTGCGCCCGGCCGATGCATTGCCCTCACCGACGGCGCGGGACACGATATTTGACCGTTTTGACAAGCCGAATACAAAGGTGATACGGTCTGCCGGTGCGCATCCGCCTCACTTCTCCGACCCTGTTCCACATCATGTGCCTTCTTCTGCTGTTCACTGCTCCTTCTGATCACAGCTCCGCCGCCGCAGACGCAACCGGCCAATCCTTGCCGGACCTGGTCCAGGCTTACCTGGACGCCGACGCCCCCGACAAGGCCGCAGTCCTGCTGGCTGATATCCTGAAGGACCCCCAGGCCACTATCGCCACGGTGACCGGTCTGCTGAAGCAAGGGAAGGCCTATGGAGTGGCGCCGGTCGGGCTCCAGCCTGGGTTGCCGGTCACGGTGCACGCACGGACCTATCGCTATGGGCTCTACGTGCCGCCGACCTATGACCCGACGAAGGAATATGCGTTGGTGTTGTGTCTCCACGGGGCCGGCTTCACCGGCGATGCCTATTTGGAACGATGGCAGACCCGCCTCGGGGAGAACTATATCCTGGCTTGCCCCACCTACATGCAGGGCACCTGGTGGACCAGACACGGAGAAGAGCTCGTCCTGGCCACGCTCCGGACCGTGCAAGCGCGCTATCATATCGATCCGGACCGGGTCTTCCTGACCGGCATGTCGAACGGCGGCATCGGGACCTATCTTGTCGGCACCCACAATGCGCCCCTCTTCGCCGGGCTCGCGCCGATGGCCAGCGGCCTGGATACCGTGCTCATGCCGTTTTTGGAGAATCTAAAGAACACGCCGGTCTATATGATCCATGGCCGTCAGGACGACGTCATGCCGGTCGAACTCAGCCGGGCGATCGCGCAAGAGTTGACCCGCCTCGGCTATGTCTTCCAGTATCAGGAACATGACCGGGTGCATCCCATGGCCGGCGGACACTTTTTCCCGCGCGAAGAGTTGCCCGCCTTGGTCCGCTGGTTCGACGGCCAGCGCCGTACCGCCTTGCCCAAGCGCCTGATCGTCGCCCGCGACGCCACGCACCTGACGCCCTTCGGATGGGCCAGGATCGACGCCACGGACCGGATTGCGGCCTTCACGGACCTCTTGACCGACAGCCGGGACGAAGCTATCGTGAGCCGCCGCTACGCGCGACTGGATGCAGAGATCGTCGGCCCCAATCGCATTGAAGTACGAACCGAACGGGTGAAGCGGTACAGTCTCTACCTGAACGAGACTTTGGTGGACTTCTCCCAACCGGTGACGATTACGACGAACGGACGGATCGGTTTTCAAGGGCTGGTCGTCCCCGGCATGGAGACCTTGCTGCGGGACGCGCGGCAGCGCCAGGACAGACGAATGTTGTTCCCGGTCCTGCTCCACCTCGCCATGGAGGATGTGCCGTGACCGTGCCGCACACCCACGATGTCCGAACCGGTTCGAGCCGGGCTCGGCGGATGCTGGCCGGCCTGATGCTCGGATTGATCCTGTCCGTTTCAACGGCTTCGGCGGACAACTGCCCCGTCGCCGCGGAACAAGGCCACATGACGTTTCCCGTCGACCGCCTGGATTCCGCCTCCCGCTGCCTGGTCTCCTCCGTGGCGGACAGCCCGACCACCGCCGGCCTGGTCGGCCCGATCCGAATCCCGATCCCGCAATACCTGTATGAATATCTCCTGGACCATCCGACGATCATTGCGGCGCTGCTGCAGAAAATGGGCATGGGCAATTATCAGTTCATGCACAGGGGACCGAATCAATTCTGGGGCAACGATGGAGACGGCACGCAAGGCCTGTTCTCGTTGCTTCAGCGCGAAGGAACCACCCGCATCTATCATATCGATGGGTACCATGAAGGGCATGTCTTTCCCATGGTTCGCGCCAAGGCGGTCGTGTTTCTCAAGATGGCCCAGACCGCATCGCCCGATGGACATCCGGCCGTGGACACCTCGCTGATCGCCTATACGAAACTCAACGATCCGGTTCTCTCCGGCCTCGTCTGGGTCCTGCGCCCCCTGGTCGGGGACGCGGTCACGCGCAAGCTGACGCGGGGATTTGACGTCACTAACCAATTGGGTGCCGCCATCGCCCAAAACCCGGACCGCATCATCCAGGAACTGCCGACGCTCCCGGCCATTGCACCGCAGGAACAGCGGGCCTTGACCGCCTTGCTGCAGACTCTCCCCCCGACCGGCATGACCTTGCCCCGTCTGACCCCATGACGCCGGCGCGCTCATTCCTCCTGCTGTGCTGGGTGGGCACCTGTTGCTTCCTCAGCTACAACCTCGTGCGCATGCCGGTGCTGGCCCTGTTCGCCCAATCGCTGGGAGCCGGCCCGGAACGGATCGGCCTCGTCGTCTCGGCCTCCACCCTCACCGGCGTGCTCCTCAAACTGCCCGCCGGCGCCCTGTCCGACATGTACGGCCGGCGGCTGCTGATGCGGATCGGGGTCTTGGCCTTCGCGCTTCCGCCGTTCGCCTATCTGTTCGTCAGCGATTTAGGAGCCCTCACCGGATTGCGCTTTGCGCATGGCCTGGCCACCGCCATCTTCGCGCCCGCCGCGCTGGCCACCGTGGCGGACCTCTATCGTGAGAAACGGGGCGCCGCCATGGGCTGGTATACGGCCTCCACGCAAGCCGGCGCCCTGTTCGGTCCCGTGCTGGGC belongs to Nitrospirota bacterium and includes:
- a CDS encoding HD-GYP domain-containing protein; the encoded protein is MGPHRLLAPLDPFFTEPAVATAIDSLGASLRARDINTYAHSSRLIPYASKIGEVLSLSPDRLHILQCGALLHDIGKLVVHEQILSKPAPLSDPEWSVMRQHPASGYRIAAAASVPDAIARISLTHHEWYDGSGYPLGLKGKRISLEARICALVDVLDALTSTRSYRQPISFTEAALAIQAERGTHFDPLVVDAFLSVPVEVWVGLRPADALPSPTARDTIFDRFDKPNTKVIRSAGAHPPHFSDPVPHHVPSSAVHCSF